A segment of the Streptomyces sp. ITFR-21 genome:
CGGGCGCGGGCCCCGAGGACGCAGAACTCGTTGCCCTCGGGGTCGGCGAGGACCACCCACGTCTGGGAGTCGCCCTGGCCGACGTCGGCGCGCCGGGCGCCGAGCGCGAGGAAGCGCGCGACCTCGGCGTCGCGGTCGTCGGGGCGGAAGTCGAGGTGCAGCCTGTTCTTGACCGTCCTGGGGTCGTCGACCCGGACGAAAACCAGGCCCGGCAGCCGGTCGGGTGCGGGCCTGATCTCGTACTCGTCGGCGTCGTCGCTGACCACGGCCCAGCCCAGCGCGTCGGCCCACCAGCGCCCGAGCGCCACCGGATCCGCCGCGTCCACCACCACTTGCTCCCACTCCACGGCCATGGCGACGAGCCTATGCCATCGCCTCGGGGTGGCGTCGGGACCCGACCTGCGGGACGTCGTCCTGGTCGGCCACTCCACGGGCGGCGGCGTGGTCGGACGCTACCCCGGGACGT
Coding sequences within it:
- a CDS encoding VOC family protein; its protein translation is MAVEWEQVVVDAADPVALGRWWADALGWAVVSDDADEYEIRPAPDRLPGLVFVRVDDPRTVKNRLHLDFRPDDRDAEVARFLALGARRADVGQGDSQTWVVLADPEGNEFCVLGARAR